A stretch of DNA from Aliarcobacter thereius LMG 24486:
AAACTCTTTTTTATTCTTTTTAGAGTGTTTTTTCATAATATTTGCTGTTTCTAAAAGCTTAGATTTTTCTTCAAAAGAAAAATAGTAATTGAAGCCAATATATAACTGTTTTTTATTTGCATTAAAATATCTTTTGGACATACTTTTTATTATTTTTCCAATATTAAATATAAAAGTATCTTTATCTTCATTATTAGATAATATTGCAAATACATCAGAATTTACTCTATATAATTTATAATTATTAAACTCTTTTATAAGCTTTTCTATCTCTTTTGCAACTAATTTTAAAAAAGTATCTCCTATTTCATAGCCAAAATAGTCATTAATTTCAGAAAAATTATTTATATCTATTAAACTTAAAGAAGGATTATTACTTTTTGATATATCTTCAATTAATTTGTGTCGACTTCCAACTTTAGTTAGATAATCCTCTTTTAAAATTTTATTTAATTTATCACTTTTTTCAACTATATCTGTAATTTCATGCCTTATTGCAACATATTCAAATATTTTTCCATTTTCATCAAAAATAGGAGAAATAGTGCTATTTATATAATAAAAACTTCCATCTTTTTTTGCATTCCTAAGATTTCCTCTCCACACTTTCCCACTTTTTAAAGTATCCCACATCTCTTTAAAAATTTCACTATTTTCTTCACCTCTTAATACACTATGCGGTTTGCCCAATATCTCTTCTTTTGTATATTGAGAAACTTCGCAGAATCTATCATTTACATAAGTTATATTTCCTTTTAAATCACCATTTGAAATAATATTAGATGTTTTAGTAGCTTGGTTGTATTGATTTAATATATGATTTTTTTTATTTAATTCATAAATTTTGTTTAATAACTTTGATTTTTCTTTGATTTTAATAATAAAAAATAGAATAAGAATAATTATAATAATGGCTAAAGTAATAGTTGAATTTATCAAATAAAAACCTTTTTAAAAACTTGAAAGATTATTATACTATAATTTTAGTAAAGATTAAAATTATGGAGCAGAACTTGGATTTAAAAAATATAAGAGGTAAATATACTACAAAAGATTTTGATATAAAAGATTTAAATTCAAATCCTTTTAAACAGTTTGAAGTTTGGTTTAATAATGCAATAGAAGAAAAACTTTTAGAACCAAATGCTTTTAGTTTAGCAACCTGCGGAAAAGATATGATGCCTAGTATAAGAACTGTATTATTAAAAATATTTGATGAAAAAGGATTTGTGTTTTTTACAAATTATGATAGTAAAAAGTCAAAACAAATTTCAGAAAATAATCAAGCTGCAGCTTTATTTACTTGGTTAGCATTAGAAAGACAAGTAAAAATCGAAGGTAAAGTTGAAAAAATATCAAAAACAGAATCTTTAAAATATTTTTTATCTCGTCCAAAAGGTAGCCAACTTGGAGCTTGGGTTTCAAGACAAAGTGAAGTTATAAGTTCAAGAGCCCTTCTTGAACAGAAATTTGATGAAATGAAAAGAAAATTTCTAAATAAAGAGATTCCGTTCCCATCTTTTTGGGGTGGATATATTATAAAACCTATTAGAATAGAGTTTTGGCAAGGTGGAGAAGATAGACTTCACGATAGATTTTTATATGAAAAAGATGAAAAAGATGTTTGGAGTATAAAAAGATTAGCTCCGTAAATAAAATATAAAGCAAGTTTAGAAAAATTCTATTGCATTTTTTCCTTGCTTTTTAGCACTATACATTGCAGTATCTGCTTGTTTTATAATATCTTGAACTGTTATACTTGCATCATTAAATAGTGTAATTCCAATACTTGGAGTTGATACATTTTTGTGTCCTTCGATATGAGTTATACTATTTAATGAATCTTTGATTTTTCTTGCAATAAAATCAATATTTCTTCTTGCATCATTACTATTATTCCCAATATTATCAAGAAGTACAATAAATTCATCCCCACCAATTCTAGCAACTGTATCCTCTTCTCTTACACTAGATTTTATTTTTTTAGCAACAGTTACAAGAAGAATATCTCCTAAATCATGTCCTAAAGTATCATTTACCTCTTTGAAATTGTCTAAATCAATAAATATAAGTCCACCATATATCTTATGTCTTACTGTTCTTGTAATTGCATGTTCTATTCTATCTGTTAAAAGAAGTCTATTTGGAAGTCCTGTTAAATTATCATGAGTTGCTTGATATTGAAGTACTTTCTCTTTATCTTTTTGTTCACTAATATCCATATATTGACCAAAATAGTTTGTTATTTTTCCATCATCATCTTTTAAAATTGTAATTGCACTTTTTAAAGCTATTAAACTTCCATCTGCTTTTTTATTATAAACTTCTAAACTATGATGACCTTTATCTAAAAGATTTGACCATAAATCTCTTGCTTTATCCATAGTTTGATGTGCAGATTTAAATATTCTTGGATTTTGTCCCAAAAGCTCTTCTTTTGAATATCCCATAATTTTTGAAAATGCTTTATTTACTTTTACTATATTATTTCTTCTATCTGTAATTATCATAGGTACAGAAGATGCTTCAAATGTGTATGAAGTAAGTCTTAATTCATCTTCTTGAGCTTTTTTCTGTGCTTTTAAATCTAATGTTTCTAAAAGTGTTGTAATATCAAAAGCTAATTTCTCAAAAATATCTTTAATATCTTCATCAAAAAAATCCTTATGTTTTGAATAAATTATTAAGAAACCAACATTTTTATCAAACATTTTAATTGGAATTGAAAGTAATGAATTTAGATTAAATTCCTCTGTATGTCCTGAAAATAAAGAGTTTTTTTCCTCTTTTAAATTGTTTACAATTATACTTTTTCCACTTTTTATAACTTTAAGAATTAAGCTCTCTTTCTCAAAATCAATATGAGATGATCTTCTTGTTATAAAATCTTTTTGTGGACTCTGTTTAGATATTATATCTTTTGTTTCAATATCATATATAAAGCTAAAAGATATATCACTATTTTTTATTAAGATATCAGAAACTTCTAAAAAAGCTTCCTCTTTACTTTTAAATTTTAGCAATGTTTTATTTATTATATTTAGTGTTTTATATATATTTTGATGTTTTCTAGCTTCAAAATAGAGTTTTTGTTCTTTTCTTACTACTCTTTCTAAAATAAATACTAAAAGAGTAAATATTATAGAACTTATAGTTATTAAAACTATTATTATCTCTTTATTTAAAAATATTTCACTCTTACTAAAATCATATAAAAATAGCGTGAAAATCATTATAAATGGAATAGACAGTATCAAAAAATATTTTAAGAATACTCTATTTATAAACATCTTTTCCCCTAAAAATAATTTAATTTAGTATTTTATCATAAAAAAATTAAATTTTTACTATTTTTCATATATCTTATAATATTTACCTTTAATTCTATTATTTGGTAATTTTTCTAAAACTATATTCAAT
This window harbors:
- a CDS encoding EAL domain-containing protein, with the translated sequence MINSTITLAIIIIILILFFIIKIKEKSKLLNKIYELNKKNHILNQYNQATKTSNIISNGDLKGNITYVNDRFCEVSQYTKEEILGKPHSVLRGEENSEIFKEMWDTLKSGKVWRGNLRNAKKDGSFYYINSTISPIFDENGKIFEYVAIRHEITDIVEKSDKLNKILKEDYLTKVGSRHKLIEDISKSNNPSLSLIDINNFSEINDYFGYEIGDTFLKLVAKEIEKLIKEFNNYKLYRVNSDVFAILSNNEDKDTFIFNIGKIIKSMSKRYFNANKKQLYIGFNYYFSFEEKSKLLETANIMKKHSKKNKKEFIYDKALDIEKEYRNNIYWTQKIKKALEDDNIIPYYHALYNLKDEKIDRYEALVRLKDGDEIISPAYFLEISKRSGQYKDITKIMIEKSFKEFKNRDINLAINLTFEDINDEDIQDYLFNKIDEYNIGSRLVVEIVESEEIKDFELLEEFINRLKTKSCKVAIDDFGSGYSNFEYLLKMKADYIKIDGSLIKDIMISKGHQNIVSMIIGFAKEQNFKIVAEFVSNQEIFDKVKELGVDYIQGYFIHIPSEKIDN
- the pdxH gene encoding pyridoxamine 5'-phosphate oxidase, producing the protein MEQNLDLKNIRGKYTTKDFDIKDLNSNPFKQFEVWFNNAIEEKLLEPNAFSLATCGKDMMPSIRTVLLKIFDEKGFVFFTNYDSKKSKQISENNQAAALFTWLALERQVKIEGKVEKISKTESLKYFLSRPKGSQLGAWVSRQSEVISSRALLEQKFDEMKRKFLNKEIPFPSFWGGYIIKPIRIEFWQGGEDRLHDRFLYEKDEKDVWSIKRLAP
- a CDS encoding sensor domain-containing diguanylate cyclase, whose protein sequence is MFINRVFLKYFLILSIPFIMIFTLFLYDFSKSEIFLNKEIIIVLITISSIIFTLLVFILERVVRKEQKLYFEARKHQNIYKTLNIINKTLLKFKSKEEAFLEVSDILIKNSDISFSFIYDIETKDIISKQSPQKDFITRRSSHIDFEKESLILKVIKSGKSIIVNNLKEEKNSLFSGHTEEFNLNSLLSIPIKMFDKNVGFLIIYSKHKDFFDEDIKDIFEKLAFDITTLLETLDLKAQKKAQEDELRLTSYTFEASSVPMIITDRRNNIVKVNKAFSKIMGYSKEELLGQNPRIFKSAHQTMDKARDLWSNLLDKGHHSLEVYNKKADGSLIALKSAITILKDDDGKITNYFGQYMDISEQKDKEKVLQYQATHDNLTGLPNRLLLTDRIEHAITRTVRHKIYGGLIFIDLDNFKEVNDTLGHDLGDILLVTVAKKIKSSVREEDTVARIGGDEFIVLLDNIGNNSNDARRNIDFIARKIKDSLNSITHIEGHKNVSTPSIGITLFNDASITVQDIIKQADTAMYSAKKQGKNAIEFF